The following are encoded in a window of Bacteroidales bacterium genomic DNA:
- a CDS encoding ATP-dependent helicase, translating into MGLNEKQQKAVFDLPGNTIVTASPGSGKTRTLVARAAYKLDKLTKYKSLALITYTNVAADEISSRLVTDKNVFIGTIHSFCLEYILRPFGWIYNWNRPRVVSYEQLVEFFEQNEYINLEENFGQNKFDEIGKIKKKLDGSLDTEIEWNHTYELSEVADIYFDYLNELNVIDFNEILYRSYKLINQNHFIAKSISSMFYEILVDEFQDTNIYQYEILKIINNHGECTFFMVGDEKQKIFSFAGAIDNSFENAENDFSSENEELSETYRSTDNIVNTYSKLFDDHPEIDNRSDYSNLDIQVQYFETQRNNHLQKIDSIIDFLIDDADISLPEIAILSTSWYSAYPVSKALRQKHRIVGLGALPHKSVNNSTIGLLKALSRYYVSPSLRGLRSIKRNVDLHLLENGIQWNDTILNMKINSLIIKFINLPTEENVSVGFTHFKQLFDSIFAANHSTFKELNEIIKEDEKPSWTTKGYIETLAGVDGITSNTIHKAKGLEFDAVILNEMNENRIPYQKLLDRSTWTYEELTEEGLENGRKLFYVAISRARKYLIILHNWKPSLFINMIKN; encoded by the coding sequence ATGGGGCTAAACGAGAAACAACAAAAGGCGGTATTTGACCTGCCAGGCAATACAATTGTTACTGCTTCACCAGGTTCAGGAAAAACAAGAACACTCGTTGCAAGAGCTGCATATAAACTTGATAAATTAACAAAATATAAGTCCTTAGCTCTAATTACCTATACAAATGTTGCAGCTGATGAAATTTCTTCAAGATTAGTAACAGATAAAAATGTATTTATAGGAACAATTCATAGTTTTTGCTTAGAATACATCTTGCGTCCTTTTGGTTGGATATATAACTGGAATAGACCGAGAGTTGTTAGTTATGAGCAACTAGTTGAGTTTTTTGAGCAAAATGAATATATAAATTTAGAAGAAAACTTCGGTCAAAATAAGTTTGATGAGATTGGTAAAATTAAGAAAAAGTTAGATGGGTCATTAGACACTGAAATAGAATGGAATCATACTTATGAATTAAGTGAGGTTGCGGATATCTATTTTGATTATCTAAATGAACTGAATGTTATTGATTTTAATGAGATTTTGTATCGGTCATATAAACTAATAAATCAGAATCACTTTATAGCAAAATCAATTAGCTCTATGTTTTATGAAATCTTAGTAGATGAATTTCAAGACACTAATATTTACCAATATGAGATTTTAAAAATAATTAATAATCATGGAGAATGTACCTTTTTTATGGTTGGTGATGAAAAACAAAAAATATTTTCATTTGCAGGTGCTATTGATAATTCTTTTGAAAATGCAGAAAATGATTTTAGTTCTGAAAATGAAGAATTATCTGAAACATATCGTTCAACAGATAATATTGTAAATACCTATTCAAAATTATTTGATGACCATCCTGAAATTGATAACAGATCAGATTACAGTAATTTGGATATCCAAGTACAATATTTTGAAACACAAAGAAACAATCATCTTCAAAAAATAGATAGCATTATTGATTTTCTTATTGATGATGCTGATATATCATTACCTGAAATTGCTATACTCTCAACAAGCTGGTACTCTGCTTATCCTGTAAGCAAAGCTTTAAGACAAAAACATAGAATAGTTGGGCTTGGAGCTTTACCTCATAAAAGTGTAAACAATTCTACTATTGGATTACTAAAAGCGTTGTCCAGATATTATGTTTCTCCTTCTTTAAGAGGATTAAGAAGTATTAAAAGGAATGTTGATTTACACTTATTGGAAAATGGGATTCAGTGGAATGACACTATACTCAATATGAAGATTAATAGTTTGATTATTAAATTTATCAATCTTCCTACAGAAGAAAATGTTTCAGTAGGATTCACTCATTTTAAACAGCTATTTGATTCAATTTTTGCAGCAAATCATTCAACTTTTAAGGAATTAAATGAGATTATAAAAGAAGATGAAAAACCATCATGGACTACAAAAGGCTATATTGAGACTCTTGCCGGTGTAGATGGAATTACAAGCAATACAATTCATAAAGCAAAAGGACTTGAGTTTGATGCTGTTATTCTAAATGAAATGAATGAAAATAGAATACCTTATCAAAAATTGTTAGATCGTAGTACATGGACATATGAAGAATTAACAGAGGAAGGATTAGAAAATGGAAGAAAATTATTTTATGTTGCTATTAGCAGAGCCAGAAAGTATTTAATTATTTTACATAACTGGAAACCATCGTTATTTATTAATATGATAAAAAATTAA